One Actinospica robiniae DSM 44927 genomic region harbors:
- a CDS encoding effector-associated constant component EACC1, with amino-acid sequence MTTELRVSFNDAGQMSDLQEWLSKIKGVHATPVARPAEGNSQGTAWDFLSVACETSGPVVVALRALQKWLEARVTTIEVRVGSSVFKVHSADAADLLPKIEQAARALGAAGADSEPPQ; translated from the coding sequence ATGACCACCGAACTGCGCGTGTCGTTCAATGACGCGGGTCAGATGAGCGATCTCCAGGAGTGGCTCAGCAAGATCAAGGGTGTTCATGCGACGCCTGTGGCACGTCCCGCGGAGGGCAACAGCCAGGGTACGGCGTGGGATTTCCTGTCCGTGGCCTGCGAGACCAGCGGGCCGGTGGTCGTGGCGCTGCGTGCGCTGCAGAAGTGGCTCGAAGCACGGGTGACCACGATCGAGGTGCGCGTCGGCTCATCGGTCTTCAAGGTGCACAGCGCCGACGCGGCGGACTTACTGCCGAAGATCGAGCAGGCCGCCCGGGCGCTCGGAGCAGCGGGGGCCGACAGTGAACCGCCGCAATGA